In one Staphylococcus lutrae genomic region, the following are encoded:
- the ymfI gene encoding elongation factor P 5-aminopentanone reductase has product MKALVIGGSGTIGRAITHDLLSHGYEVVVTYHQTPIAELRDEFQNQPVQFIQLDLTQSIDLDQQFGFIRNLDAIVYASGQSLYGLLQDMEDTQIDALYRVHVFHFIKVTRYFINQLIQSEQGRIVVISSIWGETGASYETVYSSMKAAQIGFVKALAQELARTSVTVNAVAPGVVAGRMTDALPIDARDALLEELPQNRWVTPEEVAYVTRFLLSPSAQSMTGTVQRINGGWYC; this is encoded by the coding sequence ATGAAAGCACTTGTGATTGGAGGTTCTGGTACAATAGGTCGTGCAATTACGCATGACCTTCTTTCACATGGCTATGAAGTGGTTGTGACCTATCATCAGACACCTATTGCTGAATTAAGAGATGAATTTCAAAATCAACCTGTACAGTTTATCCAATTGGATTTAACGCAATCCATCGATTTAGACCAACAATTTGGATTCATTCGTAACTTAGATGCCATCGTTTATGCGAGTGGTCAAAGTTTGTATGGCTTGTTACAAGATATGGAAGATACGCAAATTGACGCACTGTATCGTGTACACGTTTTTCATTTCATCAAAGTGACACGCTATTTCATTAATCAACTTATTCAAAGTGAACAAGGGCGTATTGTGGTCATTTCTTCAATTTGGGGTGAAACAGGTGCGAGTTATGAAACGGTATACTCTAGTATGAAAGCGGCCCAAATTGGTTTTGTTAAAGCCCTTGCACAAGAGTTAGCGCGTACTTCTGTGACTGTCAATGCCGTTGCACCAGGTGTGGTTGCAGGTCGGATGACGGACGCATTACCAATAGATGCGCGTGACGCTTTGCTTGAGGAATTGCCTCAAAATCGGTGGGTGACACCTGAGGAAGTTGCATATGTGACGCGTTTTTTATTATCACCTAGTGCGCAAAGTATGACCGGTACTGTTCAACGTATTAATGGTGGATGGTATTGTTAA
- a CDS encoding YmfK family protein, with the protein MITREKREWYLEYNINVNRAGLLGDVSSLLGMMGINIGTINGIDKSIRAFIIKSDSEEKIKRFETLLKEIDDISLRVLREPELKDRLAVRHGRYVKQDEHDKKIFRFERDDLGLLVDFMAELFKEEGHKLIGIRGMPRVGKTESIVAGSVSAHKKWLFISSTLIKQTVRSSLIKGEYDKDHVYIIDGAVTARETNPKHQELVREVMTLPSVKVVEHPDLFVEASDYIMEDFDYIIELRAEENQEIEYEEMKKQTVRSKNNLDFGDTFGGFGDGFGDGFGSWR; encoded by the coding sequence ATGATCACACGAGAAAAACGCGAATGGTATTTAGAATATAATATTAATGTCAATCGAGCTGGGTTATTAGGCGATGTATCAAGCTTGCTAGGGATGATGGGTATTAACATCGGAACGATTAATGGCATTGATAAGTCGATACGTGCATTCATCATTAAGTCGGATAGCGAAGAAAAAATTAAACGTTTTGAAACATTGTTGAAAGAAATCGATGATATTTCATTGAGAGTGTTACGTGAACCAGAACTTAAAGATCGTTTGGCAGTCCGACACGGACGATACGTAAAGCAAGATGAGCATGATAAAAAAATATTCCGCTTTGAAAGAGACGATTTAGGTTTACTTGTTGACTTCATGGCAGAGTTATTTAAAGAGGAAGGTCATAAGTTAATCGGTATTCGAGGGATGCCACGTGTGGGAAAAACAGAGTCTATTGTAGCGGGAAGTGTTTCCGCACATAAAAAGTGGCTTTTTATTAGTTCTACATTGATTAAGCAAACTGTGAGAAGTTCTTTAATTAAAGGAGAATATGATAAAGATCACGTCTATATCATCGATGGAGCAGTAACGGCGCGTGAAACGAATCCGAAACATCAAGAATTGGTTAGAGAGGTAATGACATTGCCTTCTGTCAAAGTTGTTGAGCACCCTGACCTTTTTGTTGAAGCAAGTGATTATATAATGGAAGATTTTGACTATATCATCGAACTCAGAGCGGAAGAAAACCAAGAAATAGAATATGAAGAAATGAAAAAGCAAACCGTAAGAAGTAAAAACAATTTAGATTTCGGTGATACTTTTGGTGGATTCGGTGATGGTTTTGGGGACGGATTTGGATCATGGAGATGA
- a CDS encoding helix-turn-helix domain-containing protein encodes MQTIGEVLQSKRERIGMTLAELEKRTQIQRDTLMRIEQNHFESFKHPHHIRGFIQKYAQSVNIDAQLLMEKHKEELPESQRQAHMILQQIAEHKDVLTFEQSNEQPKKVATLIGLLICITAVCWGLMALML; translated from the coding sequence GTGCAAACGATCGGAGAAGTGTTGCAGAGTAAAAGAGAGCGTATCGGCATGACACTCGCTGAATTAGAAAAAAGGACGCAAATACAACGAGACACGTTGATGCGTATTGAACAAAATCATTTCGAAAGTTTTAAACATCCACATCATATTCGAGGATTTATTCAAAAATATGCCCAATCTGTGAATATCGACGCACAATTGTTGATGGAAAAGCACAAAGAGGAATTACCTGAATCACAGCGTCAAGCGCACATGATTTTACAGCAAATCGCGGAACATAAAGATGTGTTGACCTTTGAACAGTCGAATGAACAGCCCAAAAAGGTTGCGACTTTGATTGGATTACTCATATGTATTACAGCAGTCTGTTGGGGACTCATGGCGCTTATGCTATAA